Within Roseibium sp. HPY-6, the genomic segment TGCGAGAAAATAGAGCGCGGCGACGGTTGCCAGCGTCCCGGAAGCCGGGTTCTCCATTGCCGCAACCTTGACGGCGATATCGGCCATGTTCAGCGTGCCGAATATTCCGTAGACCAGGCCAGTGGCGATCAGGAAAAGGTTCGTTCCAACGAGATTGAGGACCCCGTATTTCACCGCTCCATCCAGCTGGATCCGGTCATTGCCAAGAATGAGCAACCCGTAGGACGAAATCAGAAGAACTTCAAACCAGACATACAGGTTGAAGATGTCAGCAGTCAGGAACGATCCGCAGACACCGGTCATCAGCAGAAGCAGGAAGGGATAAAACCCGTAGCGGCGGCCTGAGCTGTCGACGGTCTTCATTCCGAAGAGCCCGGCACAAAAGGCAACCACCGAGCCGATGAAAGTGAGCGTCGCACCGAGCGCGTCCGCAGTTACCGCAATACCGAACGGTGGCAGCCAGTTGCCCATCACCATGGTGATGACGCCATGATCCAGAACACGGATCAGCAGGGCGAGACTCGCAACGACAAGCGCTCCGAGCAGAACCATGCCGACCTTGGGCTGCAAGTCGGTGTTCTTGCGCAGCATCAGACACAGGGCGCCGCCGACCATGGTGATCAGCGATGGCGCCACAATCAGCCAGTCGCCCGCCGGGATCGGCGTCATGATCATGGCGTCGGCATAGTCGACGGAAACAGAAGAACCGGCCATTCAGTTTAATACCCTTGCGGCGGAGTTTGATCGTTTTCAGGCTCGGCGACGCGCATCTTGTTGACCTCGTCGGTATCGAGTTCCTGATAAGCCCGAAAGGCCAGAACGAGCAGGAAGGCAAAGAACGAGAAGGAGATCACGATGGCTGTCAGAACCAGCGCCTGAGGCAGCGGGTTGGCCGTCAACGTCTCGGGTGTGTAAAGGTGGGGCGGGATGAGCGGCGGAATCTCGCGTGTGAGCCGCCCATTTGTGAAAATGAGCATGTTCACCGAGTTTCCGAGGATCGCAATCCCCAGCAATATGCGCACGAGATGCTTTGAAAGCATCAGGTAGACGGCCACCATAAAAAACAGGCCGATCAGGATCGAAACGCCGGTTTCCATCAATCCGCCTCCCTTTCTTCAAGCGCAAGGGCGATGGATCCGATAGCACCGACCACAACGAGATAAACGCCGATGTCGAACACCAAGGGCGTCGACAATGCGACCTCGACACCGGAGAAATCGAAGATGAGCCACTGGCTGGTCATGAAGGCCTGCCCCTTGAATAAGGAAAGCACCCCGGCCAACGCCCCGATGAACAGGCCAAATCCGGATATTCCCATCGGATGGAACACAATGGCCCGCCGCACCGACGCGACACCGCAGGCGATCCCGTAAATCGCCAGTGCTGAAGCTGCAATCAGGCCACCGATGAATCCGCCGCCTGGTTCATTGTGTCCGCGCAGCAGCACGAAAATCGAAAACAGAACCATGAGAGCGGCCAGATATGGCGCAATCGTTCGGAAAATAACCGTACGCATCAGCGAGCCTCCGCCGTTTGTTTCGCGGCCGTCTGCGCGTTCTGCGGTTCAGGCTCCTCGTCCTGATCGGGTCTGGTCCGGATCCTGATCAGCGCCAGCACACACAACCCGGCAAGTACGACGACCGCGATCTCGCCGAGCGTATCAAAGCCGCGGAAGTCGACGAGAATGACGTTCACGATATTGCGTCCATGCGCGATGGACCGGCTGAACTCCGTGAAGAAGTCCGAAAGCGTCCGGTCAAATGGCTGCTGAGTGATCGCCAGTAGCGTGAGCGTCAATCCAAGACCCACGGCCACAGCAACAACCCCGGTGACAAGTCTCGCCGGCAGCGAGCGATGATCTCGCGGAGAAAGGTTCAGGCGCGTCATAACCAAGGCAAGAATGACAACGGACAGCGTCTCGACCATGAATTGCGTGAAGGAGAGATCGGGTGCGCCGAACATCATGAAGATCAGCGCAACCGCAAAGCCCTGAATACCCAGCGAAACAATCGCCGTCAGGCGTGTCCGGGCGATCAGAACGGCGATCAGACCAAGCACCGCGATCAGCAAGATGCCCCACTCATAGAACCGGTAGTCCGGCAGCTTCGGCATCGCCGGAAAACTGCTGGTCAGGAAGCCCGGCAGCAGGACGGCGATAGCTGTGAACACGAATGTCAGCAGCATGTAGGTCTGCATCTTCCCGGTCTGAACGAGGCGTGTCAGCCACGCGGCGAATGACACGATGCCACTGATAAACTGGTCGAACCCCTTGTCCGGGCCCCATCCGATCGCCCTGAGCACGCCGGCGATCATTTCGCGCAACCTGTCGATCTGCGTAAAGAGCGCGATGCCAAGACCGACGGTGATGAAAGACAGGATCACCGGGGCATTGAACTTTGTCGGGATCAGATGAAGATCGAGCTGCGTGAATTCACCCAGGAGCGACGACAGCGTCGGGCCCACGAAAAGCACGCCCGTCGTATGGGCGGTAAGTCCCATAATAATGCCGATCACTGAGAGCATCACCGGCCCTGCAATCAGGAGAACCGGCCCTTCATGCGCATGTTTGGACGTTTCGACCTGAGGACCAAAGAACGGCTTTATCGCAACTGCTGCAGCGATGACCAGCATCAGCGCGTTGCCGATGACCGCGACAATCGTGATCATCACGCCAAGCTGGCCCAGGTCCTGGATATTCGACGTGCCGTAGTAGAGAATTTCCTTGGCTATGAAGCCGATAAAGGGCGGCAGTCCGGCCATGGACAATCCGGCCAGGCATGCAGCGGCGAAGGTAAGCGGCATTGCTCCTCTGAGCCCACCGAGTTTGGTGATATCCCGGGTTCCGGCTTCGTGGTCGATCGTTCCGGCGACCATGAAGAGCGCACCCTTGAAGAGTGAATGGGCCAGCAGATAAAGAACCGCACCTTCGAGTGCCTTTTCGTGGCTTGTGCCGGTCAGCATGACAAGCAGACCGAGCGAGGCCACGGTTGTGTAGGCAAGCATCAGCTTCAAGTCTGTCTGGCGGACAGCCAGAATTGTCCCGACCAGGAGCGTCACGCCGCCAAACAACGGCAGTACCGTCGTCCAGAGTTCGGTACCTCCAAGAAGCGGATGCATGCGCATCAAAAGATATACACCCGCTTTGACCATGGTTGCTGAGTGCAGATAGGCCGAAACGGGCGTCGGAGCTTCCATGGCGTTCGGAAGCCAGAAGTGAAACGGAAACTGCGCCGATTTCGTAAACGCGCCGCCAAGTACCAGCAGGAAAATCGGCAGATAGAGGCCGCTGTCCTTGATGATGTCCGGCGACGACAGAAGAACAGACATCTCGATTTCGCCTGTCGTGGCGATGATCAGGATAAACCCGGCCAGCAGCACCAGCCCACCACCGCCGGTCACGACAAGCGCCTGAATGGCAGCGCGTCTCGATGCGGCGCGCAGATGGTCGAACCCGATCAGCAGGAAGGACGTGATCGACGTCAACTCCCAGAAAATAAACAGCGAAATCAGGTTGTTGCCGAGCACAAGCCCCAGCATCGCGCCCATAAAGAGGAAGAGGAACGAAAAGAACCGCCCCTGTTGCGGATGTCCCTTGAGATAGCCACCCGCATACAGAATGATGAATGTGCCGATCCCGGAAATTAAAAGCCCGAAGAGCGTTGACAGGCCGTCGACATAGACCGAAAAATTCACGCCGTAGCTCGGAGCCCACGCCTTTGCCGCGACGAATGTCTGGCCTTCGGAGACGGGACCGATGAACCCTGCGAAATGCGCGAAAATCAGGGCCGGAACAAGGGCAAGCGGCCATGCGGCGTTGTGCTTGAACCAACGCGTCAGAAACGGCGCGACCACTGCTGCGGCAAAGGGTGCCAGTACGGCGTATAAAGTAGTGTCGTCGATCACTGCGGGCGTCATACTGATCTTTCGTCACGTTTTGCGTAAAACGACC encodes:
- a CDS encoding Na+/H+ antiporter subunit C — translated: METGVSILIGLFFMVAVYLMLSKHLVRILLGIAILGNSVNMLIFTNGRLTREIPPLIPPHLYTPETLTANPLPQALVLTAIVISFSFFAFLLVLAFRAYQELDTDEVNKMRVAEPENDQTPPQGY
- a CDS encoding Na+/H+ antiporter subunit B; this encodes MRTVIFRTIAPYLAALMVLFSIFVLLRGHNEPGGGFIGGLIAASALAIYGIACGVASVRRAIVFHPMGISGFGLFIGALAGVLSLFKGQAFMTSQWLIFDFSGVEVALSTPLVFDIGVYLVVVGAIGSIALALEEREAD
- a CDS encoding putative monovalent cation/H+ antiporter subunit A — protein: MTPAVIDDTTLYAVLAPFAAAVVAPFLTRWFKHNAAWPLALVPALIFAHFAGFIGPVSEGQTFVAAKAWAPSYGVNFSVYVDGLSTLFGLLISGIGTFIILYAGGYLKGHPQQGRFFSFLFLFMGAMLGLVLGNNLISLFIFWELTSITSFLLIGFDHLRAASRRAAIQALVVTGGGGLVLLAGFILIIATTGEIEMSVLLSSPDIIKDSGLYLPIFLLVLGGAFTKSAQFPFHFWLPNAMEAPTPVSAYLHSATMVKAGVYLLMRMHPLLGGTELWTTVLPLFGGVTLLVGTILAVRQTDLKLMLAYTTVASLGLLVMLTGTSHEKALEGAVLYLLAHSLFKGALFMVAGTIDHEAGTRDITKLGGLRGAMPLTFAAACLAGLSMAGLPPFIGFIAKEILYYGTSNIQDLGQLGVMITIVAVIGNALMLVIAAAVAIKPFFGPQVETSKHAHEGPVLLIAGPVMLSVIGIIMGLTAHTTGVLFVGPTLSSLLGEFTQLDLHLIPTKFNAPVILSFITVGLGIALFTQIDRLREMIAGVLRAIGWGPDKGFDQFISGIVSFAAWLTRLVQTGKMQTYMLLTFVFTAIAVLLPGFLTSSFPAMPKLPDYRFYEWGILLIAVLGLIAVLIARTRLTAIVSLGIQGFAVALIFMMFGAPDLSFTQFMVETLSVVILALVMTRLNLSPRDHRSLPARLVTGVVAVAVGLGLTLTLLAITQQPFDRTLSDFFTEFSRSIAHGRNIVNVILVDFRGFDTLGEIAVVVLAGLCVLALIRIRTRPDQDEEPEPQNAQTAAKQTAEAR